A stretch of the Ischnura elegans chromosome 5, ioIscEleg1.1, whole genome shotgun sequence genome encodes the following:
- the LOC124159550 gene encoding mucin-13-like produces the protein MQHLADEPSSTSDAPSSSSVATSGATGATSEGTPATGATSEGSTASGSTSEGTPATGSTSEGTAATGSTSEGTAATGSTSEGTPATGPTTTETGSTEVTTTATPGTTTPMPSPCTSGAGAYPVTGDCRKYYLCYLQPDGTMGHREMRCRDGSHFDGGARRCVAGACTDFPSTASTESTSPTPTPISCTSDGAVADEGCCKCYYICYNVGGSLNYVHKCCRQGSHFDGSMRRCVAGDKCTPTTTCAANRDEI, from the exons ATGCAACATCTGGCGGATGAGCCATCGAGCACTTCGGACGCACCGTCTTCATCATCGGTGGCGACTAGTGGAGCAACCGGAGCGACTTCGGAAGGTACTCCAGCAACCGGAGCGACTTCGGAAGGTTCTACGGCATCTGGATCGACTTCGGAAGGTACTCCAGCAACTGGATCGACTTCGGAAGGAACTGCAGCAACTGGATCGACTTCGGAAGGAACTGCAGCAACTGGATCGACTTCGGAAGGTACTCCAGCGACTGGACCGACTACTACAGAAACAGGTTCTACGGAGGTCACGACGACCGCTACACCAGGCACGACGACACCGATGCCATCGCCTTGCACGAGCGGTGCGGGCGCTTACCCTGTCACCGGAGACTGTCGTAAGTACTACTTGTGTTACTTGCAGCCCGACGGCACGATGGGCCACCGGGAGATGAGGTGCCGCGACGGGTCGCACTTCGACGGAGGGGCGCGGCGTTGCGTGGCTGGGGCTTGCACCGACTTCCCGTCCACGGCATCCACCGAATCCACGTCACCCACTCCAACGCCCATCTCATGCACCTCGGACGGCGCCGTGGCGGACGAG GGGTGTTGCAAGTGCTACTACATCTGCTACAACGTGGGTGGCTCCCTCAACTACGTGCACAAGTGCTGCCGCCAAGGGTCTCACTTTGACGGCTCGATGAGGAGGTGCGTGGCCGGAGACAAATGCACCCCAACCACCACCTGCGCCGCCAACCGGGATGAAATATAA